ACATATTAACTAATCGATTACGATAAACTAGATCGGATTTTATAGTTTTTCTCTTATGCAGCACCTGACATCACATGGGCATGAAGGATGTTAAATAATTAGCCAGAACATGAGGAATCAGATTCAAAATGCATATGTAGACAAAACTTGAACATTTTACAAGTATAACCAGAAAAATGCATTTtacaatttaagaaaaaaaattcagaGACTCTATCTGTGGTTTGTCCACCATAGTTGTTTTTTAGCCAACATATCACTTGGTAATGCATAGAGTGACACTAACTTGTTAGATAAAATGGGATAAGAGTAAGACCAAAACAACCAGCACAATAAACATCCGGTCAAGCATTCCCCCTTCCAGTAAAGGGTTGCAGAAAAATCTATCAAGAAAATACAAGAATCATACTACTAAACCGACGTCTACAGCTGGTGCCAAATTTCTAGAGAACCCAAATTCACACAAGAAAATGATTGCCATGGGACCTGAAAAAGTAAGTTGTGGTAGGAGTCTCTACCTCTTAGGTCATAGGCTAAACTCAAGCAACAAGCAATCACagaataacaaaaaagaaaaagaaataagtaCAAGTCTTTGAAAAGAATTGCACAGGAACTATATGCCagatgtaaaagggaagtttcacTAAGTAGAAAAGATCACCTTATCAAGAGTAAGTGCAATATTCTGAAGTCTTGCATTATAGACACCCTCAGCCTGACACATCCAAGAAAAAATTTGTGATTAGAGCAGATCAGACACAAATAAACGAGAGCATGAAAATTGGAGCTCAGCATGCACCTGAACCTCTGCATCATTCTTCTCGACCTCAAGACATATGTCTGAAAAGAATTTCCTCTTCTCCTCCAAATTATGCCTTAGAATTTCATCAGGCAGTTTTGTTCTCTCAAAATTAATAAACCTCACCTTCATTGATTGGAAAAATGAACATAAGACTAAAGACCAATTAGATATTGTgagaagcaatatgaaaaacatacAGCAAAAGTAACTACCAGATGAGCGGAGTAAGCAACGAGCCAATCAGGCAACCCAGCTAACAGACAAGTGCCCAGACCAGCCCTTCCTAGGTCAATATAATCATCTTGTGAAACAAAATTGGCTTCACAAGCCTCTAGTATTAGTTTATGACGGTCCAGTACTCCATGGCAATCCTTCAACACCTGATGCATGTACCCGGTCAGTGCAATCTCTTGCTTTCAGAAAAGATGATAGCCAATATTAATCAATGGAGCAGTTTCACTCAATAAATTGTTAAAATATTAATACGATTTTAGATGTATCAATAATTTTGCAACCAATGTTAATCAAGACATATATGCTGTATAACTATAAGTTCACTCACCCAAAGACTCGACCTCCAAACGATTGAATGCTTTCGTAAAACATAAGCATGTATTCAGTGGAAAAATGTACATCTTAGTTGGTTAAAACATATTTATCAGGAGTAGATGAAAGCACATGCAAGACAAATACTACAAAGGAAGTGAAGAATGAGGTAGGAGACTACACTACAAAAGTTAAGGGTTAAAGGCATGACAAATCTCTCGAGTGAAGAAAGACGATGACCATGGTTATCAAGCCATAAAAAGAGTGAAATTTGAGGGAGTTAGAAAATAGTATAAGGATGATGTTGACTAGAAGCCAAATGGCATATTTAAGAGGGGAAATAAACATAATCAAGGTCACACAACCcttaatcaaaatattaattaacaCTTCATTAAAAAACCTCTTACAATAGACTAACTAGAATCCCTTATATAGGGTTCCAAGGAACCTGTTCACAGAAAAGAAATATACACCATATGTACTACAATTTGATTCTTCCTCTCTATCCGATCTATCTTCTTGTTGAAATCTTCTTTCCTTGATCAAACCTGGGCTGATTTCAGTACGACAAAAAATTGCAAACAGTTGGCAATCCTCTAGAAGTTTAATTCCATTAGTTCTCCAGAAAATCTGTAATTCAAAGTGATATATGACAATTTGAAAAATAGAAATTTGGCCAAGAACTCCACATAGACTTAAATATGAACCCAGAACTGACTCAAACCTGGAACTGAGCTATAGATGTTGACTAGAACTAAACCCAAACCATCACAACCTCAAACCAAGTCAAATCAGTCCAGGTTCATTGTATCTGGACACCTACCATAGATCAACAAAAAAATCATTCTGGATTCCAGGACAACAAAAAAATAGTAAACCAAGACTTTGACTCGCTAAATAAAATCTATAAACCAGAATTGCTCTAAAAACTATGGTTGTAAAACTAGTATATTCACAGCTTTTCTGGCCAGATTCAGTAACTGAAAAAGTGCCATGACTACATACTAATAAATAGAAAgagaagatatgtatgtgaatggtAAAAGAGGaacatttaaatatatttaacagCAGGACACACTCTACCACACATACCTTCTCAAATGCTCCTTCTCCAGAAAGATTCAGATAGCTGCCTCTGCAAACTTGACTACCACATAAGCAAACTGATGCTTCATATTCTTCCTTACTCTGCACCaaaaaaatagatataaataAATGACATCCCATCTAGTTGAAGAGGATAAAATCTCTCCAGCATGATGCCAACCTCTGTCACAGAGTTGTAATCAAAAGTGATTTCTTCACCATAACCAATTGGTAGTAGAGAATATATTCCTATCTGGTATTGACCATCCACAGCGGTGACTCTGCtccaaatagaaattgaagataacATTACTACAAGAATATGAATGTTCAGAGAAAAACTATATACACATAACTGAAACTGGTTTAAACAGAATGGAGTAATGAAATAATCCTATTAAAATCTCCATTTGGCCCCTCTAGTCAACCAACTCCAACAATGTGTAACATCAAGTAGTTGAATTTGTAATGGACTGAAAGGTGCCTAGAGAAAGGCACACATACAGCTCAAATACATTGGAGATGTATAACTCAGAAAGTTCTGTCAGCAATATGCTATCTTAATAACTACCAGTTCCTCAAACTATAAATTACATGTCATCATCTAAATTCCTGTATTGTCAATAAAAAAACTGcttaataaagataaaaaaaaaaactgcagTTCAATTGCCCATCAGAACATGTTCAATCGTAAAATCTAGTTAGGgatatttatatcaattttctttttaaatgaaagcTACTAAAACAAGCCAAAGTACATATACCctaaatttaatcaagagaagcaCTAATATATGGGCATGGGACCACAGCGTTCTTAAGATCTTATAAATCTCTCATCCTAGCTATTGTATAAACATTGTTCATTTAACAAGactaaaataaaagataatttatTAGATACAAGCTCACTTAAACATCCAAGATCAGCTCTCCTGCTATGCACTGTCACGTTCAACTAGTCTGGACTTTTCCTAGAacaaaagaacatgaagaaccttATGAAAAAGACCTTACTTTCTTACAAAAATGCAAAATGGAATTCACCATTAAATTAAAAGAAACTGTTGGGATATTCCCAACAAACCTTATACAATTTATCCATATGAACCTTCATTATGTAGAATGGCTCACTACTTATGAAAGTTATCAATAGCATTCAGACATATATAAGCCAACTGGAGGAAAGTGCAAACAAGACAGAACTTACTTTGCTTCACAATTAGGCCTACAGGAGTGACAGATTCTGCTTGCATAATTTGCTTTGTGCATAGCATCAACAACAACCAAATCATACCCATCACTATCACCCTATTAATATTAAATAGCCAAGTCAGCTGTTTGAATGACAGGAACCAAGCGAGAATGAGGTGTGAAAAGTGTGTTAACCAAAGAAAGCACCTTTGGCCTCTCCAaataaatgttataaaattcaggaGCTGGATCTTGACTATTTTTCTGTAAGGCCCTAATACCATCCTGCTTCTCAAACCATTTCCAAGCTGGATAGACCTGAAATATTAATGAAATTAAACATGTCAACCTGAGTAACAACATAGGTACAAATTCGTCACCCCAAAACTTCTTAGGAAGAAATTAAAACAAGACTAGTTTGTAAAAGTTGATAAAAGCAAAAGCAAACATAAAAGGTATATGAAGGAAAACAGCTGGAGACCCCCTTGGAAAACTCCACACATTTTTTTCAACAAGCATTAAGTTCTGCATATACATTACTTACCTTAACTACAGTGAAATAAAGAATAACTAACATGGTTCGCCTTACTGGTCTATACCGGTATATTGATTAGATGTTGATATGATACGTATCGAGCTGTACTGAACTGTACCAAGCATGCTGACACATGGTATATAAAGGTGTACCAATGTATCACCCCTATCGATCTCCTatcagaccggtatgtaccgcccgtaccaagcGATATATCACAGTACGGTGAACCTTGATAACTGCCAACTTTATCCTCCACAAAAAAAAATGGCGTTCAAGGAAACTTCCAACAAAATGATTCTCCATGGCCATACAAGTTttccaacatatctgaaccaacaTATGACTGATCTTGGTGTGAATAGTGATAATGCCCTAAACAAGGCTCAATGGTGACAAAGAATCTATGTAGAGAGCCCCAAAGAAGATTGTTGTTGTAGTACTTGAACCTAAAAAAGAACAATGTAAATCTTTCCAGAAGCTCCATATTCAGCTTCCAACAGCTATAAGATAGGAATATTCAAGCACAGAGTTAAGACTTTAGATCAAATAGGTATGTAAGATGACAATATGAGATGTTACTTCTCAATATAATAATCACATAAAACCTTTTGGTATAAGCTAAATATTCTTCAAGTATCCTGACATGGTAATTTAGCACAAAAACAGAAGACTATTACTGTGAACCATGAACAAACACAAACATATAAGCACGAAACACTATCAGACTAAAATGCACGAGTTACAGGCCAGCATTACAGCAATCTGAAAATTAACTAATGCCACATGAAAGGATttggaagaattattgaagactaAAGTTGAAACAGCAACAGTTCCTGTGAAGGTTTCAAGTCCCGGATATCAGATCCATACCTGTGCCGGAATGATACAGGTCCGGTATGTATCGATGTaacaaccaaggtatgcaatttcgaacggTACTGTCCGGTATGGgctgtacataccggtccgacagcatactagtacgcggaccgcctgctacCAGGCGGATCGTTTAAAAGcgccccgtatcggacgatacaggGTAATATCGGGcaataacgatcgaaatttcgaccgttcagGTCCGGCACAATTCGGTAactgtcgatttcgaccgttaccgcattgtaacaatgctacagtgctccaacggtcaaattgaccattggagccctttctcatagtatttaaacccttcttctcccctatttcactctattacattctcatactctcttaaactatctcaaactctttttttctcacatttgtgctctcctaaaTTCTACAAAAGAACACTCCATTACATTTTTatactctcctaaactctacaaactttttttttctcatatttgtgctcctctattcaaatgatttttctataaatatttcaatatttacataaggacaatccgtaatggactgaaatacgaaccttgcataaGATGTTCtttaaagcccgaaaaagatatgtgatactattcttacctaatttacattgattttgctaaacttatgatattactatatttatttctaacttaaaaactctatcctaactttttttttattttcaagtattttcggagggttcgtgtaccgctcgatacgcccTGGCATACCGCTCGATACACGGTATCGTACCataagccaacctcgaaacatctgtatggtacgatattgcataccttgataatAACACATAGGAAGCCATACGCTCAAGTGAAACAAAGATGGAAACGAGCTCGCAAGTTATGAGCCCTAGAAGGCATCGGGCCTTTAAAAGAAAACAACAACAAATCATCTACCATTAAGAAATAAAAGGGACCGGACAGCATCTCGGTTCATGCCTAGATCAGTGAGTACCAGTCGGTACAAAGCAGTCAAGAGGAAATTGAGTTTCCTATGTCAAGAATTACTAAGAAAAAAAGCATGTAAAAAGACTAAAGCAAACCATATGCTAATTTATCCATATAGTGACTTCAAATTTTGCTCCAGGACTGACCCAATTTTAGCTAATTTCTCTATCACCAAAAAAAGCAAGTGGAACAACCTACAGCATTAAGACAGTCATAGAACTGAATTGTAAGTTCCACATGAACCCCATCGGCCTATCCAATTGAAGAATGGGTGAGCTGATGAGGCAACACCAATTGTTGCTCTTTCATTTCCAAAAATCCAACTCAGGGCATCAAAGATGTGCATCAgcatgataaaatatattttatcatatttgtatctttcattttttttttctaaatttaaatTCTTAATCAACTTTTAGCCAATGCTAATTACGCCAACTTGCTTTGAAAATATAGTGCAGACAACGAATACCTGGTTACAAAACTCTTGGAGATCTCATTTCAAAACACCCAAAAATCTCTACCTCAAGAGCTTTATATTCTTGTATTTCTGATGTGATATTTGATTATTTTCTACATCCTCTTCTCTTACATATAGCTTTGGTATTCTtctgcatgttttgtattttttcCTCATATTCTTCCTCTTTTACAGCTTTCTTTATCATTTTCTTATTCCCCGCATGTTCTTTTTTCTATTCTGTTGTcactcaataagaaaggaggatcgGGATTCACCACCAAAAGAACATATATCTACTCAGAAAACTAGAAATTTCCAAGGAAAAGAAAATTGTAGAAAAAAAATAACTTATATATATCAACGAGTGTATGACAACAGAAGAAGatattgtaaaaaaaagaatCTAATTCAAACAATTTTGCTAATTAGATGGAAAAATTTTACATAACATCAGGAAGCAATTCGCCCAGGTAATTTGACTGCATGAAAGAAATCAACAGCCAATGCACAAATCCTAATAGTTCAGACAAAAATCTGATGACTGAAAAAGTTATGAAGAGCTGAAAGAACTAGCTATCGCATTTAACAGAAGGTATACACCAGCAAAATGACTTAAGCATATCAAGAGAAATATAACCAACAAAATCAAACAACAGACTAATTTCAAACATTAAGAAAAAGGTAAAGGTGACTGTTATAAAGTGGATTTAGCTTGGAACAGCTAAACAGGTAAAATAGTTATCACCAGCTTAATGATAGATAGGACAAATTGGTGAGAACAAAAAAGTATAAAGCATGAGATTGTATGTTATACTAGGATGacagaaatatataaataatgtgttagattaaaaaaaaataaagttaacAAAGGATAATCCAGTTGACAAGCCAAATTACAATTAAACAAAATGGATTTATGATGATCATTTACTTTCCCAAAACCTAACATGAAACCTGAAGGATAAGGTCTAAGGGAGACAACAAATAGCAAATACATCTGAGATGGAACAACCCAGATTAGCATCATGTCACCAATAGTACTACTACTACATGTTCTTTTgtgcagaaaaaaataaaatgatttgcaAAGGCAGAGACACAAGATGATATATACAAGTCTCTACCACCATGTATAAATGAAAAAATCACATAAGAAAATGGAACCATGTTACCTCTCCCAAAAACTCAACAACAAAATCATCTTGTTCGAAACCTTCTTGCTTGTTGCAGACAACTCCAAGCCCCTAATATAACATATGAAAGGAGCAAAATGAAGGATAAACAAACCAAATTGGCTTAGACAATGTAAGTAGTTTGTGCAGTAAAAAAACATACCTTTCTGTAAGCAACATAATTATCGTCAGGGCGACTCCGCATAGCCTTTAGGATGCCCTGGCACATTTTGATAGCTTGTCTGTCACCCACTTCCTCTGCATTCTTCAGCACTTCTTCAATAACGGGTTGCAAAGGATAAACCATTGGGGTATTACCGGTACCAGTAAAATGTCTGACTTGCTTATTCAATGTACGAAGAAGCGACTGACAAAGAAAACTCATGTAAAATCTGAATGCAACAAAGCAATAACAAAAAAGAGGACAACAGAAAAACATAAAAAGGCAAACTCCAGCATACCTCTTCTATGAATTTATGTCTATCTGCAAGGGGCCAGTCTGGTTCCTCTGGCATAGAATCCAGGAGGAGATTATGTGTATAAGGGTCTATTCCATACACTTCTTGCTCTAAAACTTCAACACCAAGCTTCTTCCTAGGTTTGTAGTCCTTGACCTCAGGAATTTCCATGTCTGACTCCTCGATACCACTCTTTTGTGCTAACAATTTTTCAGAATAATCATCAGGTAAAGCAACTTGCATCTTCCTTTGTACTTCCTCCTCATCTGCTACAATAAGATACTTGTCAATGACCTCATACTTTCTGGTAACTGGAGGAACCAGGCTTGCTTTTGTCATGCGAGCACCCCATTCACGGTCATCTGTCACCACTGACTCTGAGGACTCATCCATTTCCCCTTTTAAGTCCCACATTCCACTTCCTGAATGAATTTCCAAGTCGCTTTCTGTATCAGAAGCAGTACTCTCATCTTCACCTCTGTCATCCTCAGAGAAATCATTTCCATCATCTTCAGATGTTTCACTATCAGAAtccatctctctcttttttaatttAGAGAGACTCCTTTTAATTTCACGATCAAATGCATAGGCTCTATAATCTGTTCCTCCATTGGCATAAGATGTGTTGATACCCCTATTTATGCTCTTCTTTTCACTCAAAACTTTGCtttgtttctttttatatttAGATTCAGAAAAATATGATCCTGCTTCAGAACCGTCTTTTACTGCCTTAATCAATTCGTCTCCTTGAATAATCAACCTTGGGTTCTCCAATCTCTTCACTAGTTGAATGAAAGACATGATAATCTTCCTCCTATCTACAGCGTCACCCTGGCTTTTTGATCTGTAGAAGTATGCAAATTTTAGGTAAAAAATCAgtacaaaaatataaaagaaaagctCCAGAGGCACACATATGTAGCAACATGTTCTGTTAGCAACAGGATATCTACATTGACAAGAATCCCCTAGAGCTACTTTTAAAAGTGGGTGAAAATAAAATAGCAGAACTCCATAAACACAGTTCAACCGTCATTATAACTCATTAACAAATAATATGTTTCATTTCAAAGCCAAACATGTCATAAGAATCATTATCTTACTTAAACGCATCCCTGCACATTCGACTAATATCATCCTTGACAGAACTCAAGCCACGCCGAACATAATAACCACATCTCATCCTATCTTCGATTTTTGCAATCTGTAACATCAATTTAACATTAATGAGAACATATACAAGTCATTTTCACTAATAGCAGGTATTAAAAGTTTTATAATGAAAGACAAGAATTTAGGTAGTACTTTAGGCATAAAAAAATCAGACTTCTTTCCCTTCACAATGTCCTTCAAACTATTGGCAATAAACTCTTCCATCTTCTTATAACTGTTTTCAGACTTCCTGTGCAACCAATGCCGCATCTGTGCATCCCTTGACAGAAGTTCTGAGGACTTTCTAGCATCAAGTAACTTTGGTCGTTTGTAGAAGCCCTGCTTGAATTGGAGACTCGAAAAATCCTTCCTATCAATAGAATTCGACTCACTAATACCAAAATTTTCTAGATCGCCAGAATCATCTAGACAACCACTTAAGGACCTATAAGTTCTTGATATTAAGTAATTATTTTCTGTTATCTGCTTAAGGCTCCTTGTTTTTGAATAAGATTCCTCCTGATTTTTAGCTCCAAATGAACTTGATCTCTTTATCCAGTTTATATTTGGATATCTGAATTGTAATTCCTTAAATTGATTGCATCCTCTGATGTCGACATTAGCTATGTGCGGAAAGAGCTGAAGGATTCCTTCAAGAACACCAGCACTAACATTAAAGCACCCCTTTAAAACAAGAGACATAAGATTTTTCTTGCCATAACCACCCTGCAGAGCCAACTGAGATTAGTCACGTAACAAGCAAATAAATGTGTTAAGTGCAAGATACAAATGAAAATAAACCTACCATAAGACTTTGCAATACAGTATCAGTACATTTTGGTCCAACTGAGGACAAATCAACATGTCTGCATATACTCCTGTAGAAGTTAACTGACGCATTCCAGTGTTTACAAGTAGTAGCAGAGGAGAGAAGTGACTTCATATCACCTTTTAGAAAATGAAAGACCCTTGCTAGAATGTGACCATTCAACAGACCCCAGCTTCCATTCTCCGTCTGAGACGTAGCATTATCCTGAAAAATATCAGCCTCACTACATAAGTCTTCGAACGACCAATCATTCTTCTCATTGGATAGCAAAGCGTCTTCCATTTCAGAGTCCTCATCACTTTCATCAAcaagaaatcttgatctttttccttCACGATATATCCCATCCTCTGCATAAGGGCAGAAAACTAAGCATAAGAAATCAGAGAAACAGATATCACATAAAGTGATGTTCTTAGGTGCAGATAATTAAGGCCACTCGAATATGGTGCTGCAGAAAAACTGGACACCTATTCAAATGACAAACCATAGAATTTGGCAGGACTCAGGAGTAcattaatttgatgatatacatacatatgtatgtatatatatatatatatatatatatatatgtatatatatatgtatatatatataaatatatacatatacatatatatacatatatacatatatatatatatatatatatatatatatatgaattgcccTCCTTAATATATGTCTGCATATTCATGTGTATTATTAGCTTATATACATATAAGTATATTTGCAAATGCTTATTGGTGATACCCCCTGAGATTATTCAAATGTGCAGTATCTTTTCACAGCCAAAATGAAGGGGGCCTCGTTTCCTACACTAGTGATCAGTCTAAACTTTATGCTCAGGTGCATGTCAAACAATCATTCAGTACAAGCATTTCCAAGAAACTTCCTAGGTGGTAAAGGCATATAGAAAAGTGCAACAGAAGATGACAGCATGCTTTTCCATTAGAATGAAAACAAGAATCGAGAAACAAACCCGAGTTCCAGATATTGCTCACTGACAAATCGTGAGATAAAACAGCAGAGCTTTTTGTGATGGATGAGTTAAATGGAAAATGTTTATCCATttccttctttggttgcttcgcaTTAATCCATGGATCCAAAACCTCACTTATAACAGCAGCAAACTCCCGGTTCTTATATGACCTCATGACAAGTTCATGTAGCTTTCCACGTGTATAGCCAATAAATTGAGGGTACAAGCTGTGAAATGAATGAGAAGCAGTACTCATGTTGTTACATGACAACTGCACAAGGGAAGATGAAGAAAATCTTGCAGTGGATGTCCTTGCTTCTTCTTCAGAGTTGACAGCTTCAGAAGACTTCAATTTCATGGTAATGGGAAGCCAAGTATTATCATTCTTCCGGAAAACACTGCTCTGCTCTAGGATAGCACCTTTACCTACTAACTCTTGCAACTCCAAATATGATAATGGTCCATGTTCATAACCAGCACCATCTAAATAGAACCAATCGCCCAGATCTACAGATAATTCATCAATAGTGCATATATGATCCTTTGGAATATTGAGTATAGTCCGGCATCTTTGCAAACTCTGAAAGTCATGTTCATGGAGCTTCCTTGAACGAGAGGAACCTTCATGAAGAGAATTCCTGTCACTACTAGAGTGAGACCTTGAAGATTTTGAAACATGCCGCTCACTGGTTTTGACTTTCATATGAGGTTCTATAGAACCTTGATCTTTCACAACACATGCATTAATCCGGACCACAGGTAGAATCGTACCCTTCACACCCCTAAGGGACAATGGCTTGGTTTGTGCTGATCTGCTAGCAACAGCACTTTTGCTTGGATCACTGGTGCTATCAGTATTATCATCTATTGACGAGAAAGCCCAAAGGGGCAGATCAAGCCTTTTGCTGCGGGAAGGATAGTAAAGATCATCTTTCCTGTGCCAACGGGGATCCTCGTGCCCAGATTTTGACATTTGACAAAGAGGATAGCTTTCATTGATGACAAGTTTCCGTCTATAAGATTTATCTTGACCAACCTCATCATTTCTCTTCCAGTCGCCACCTTTGCAAGACCACCTGCCAACAAACCAATCACTTGAACCACCACTAGGACCAGCATAATCCTTCGCAGAAGTTGCAAAAACCGGTTTAATTTCACTGCTTTCTGTTGAGAAACCTTTAAAAACTCCACCAAATCCCTCCTCTCTTGGATATATGGATGGTGTTTGAGCTTTAAATCTTGAGAAACCTGCAAAAACACATAGAGATTAGAAAAACCATTAGTTGcagcataaaaaagaaaatgtcaaAATGGAGCACACACCTGCTTCTCATAGTCTGTAAATCATTTATGTCAATTAATATTACAAGGATCAAAGAAACGAAAAAAGGAAGCAAACAATAGCAGACTGAATTTCTTCAAACATAAGGGACAACCTCAAACGAAAAAGATTACATATTTGATCCATTTTCAATATCAGTCTTCCCCTTTCTTTTCAGGATCTACATCcatatttcttttatatatattctGATTCTAATTTGTGGCAATTAAGGAAGAAGTTAAAAATAGAGCGAATCCAAACTGACCAatgaaattgaaaaaaaaacacacacacacacacactaagaAGGCTGACAAATCAGAAGCTTTTTCTTTTCTGGAATCCATGCTCCATATTTCACATGTGAAATCCATGAAATGTACCCATTGGaataagaagagaaagaaaaaagttgAAAACAAAGGTTTAAAACAACCCAATGAAGAAATTGACCATTGCCCAGAAAAGATAAAGTGGAGGCAGGATAATCTAATCACTAGCTAACTTCCGTAACTCATATCACACACATGCCAAAATGAACTAAATTCATTTGAATAAGATAAACAAGGAATGCTACAAAATTTAAGAAAAGGATCACAAACAAATTTCCACACCAAAGGAAAGACAAATTAAAGGCTATGTAACAGATAATGTAATAAGGACAAAAAGTTTAGGGTGAAACCACAATAGAGGgagggagagaaagagaggataAAATATATGAAAACAAAAGGACAAACAGCTCAAGGTAAAACCACGTCACATAGAACGAAAAAAAGAgacaagtagagagagagagagagagagagaggtcttgCATGCATGTTTTTATATTTattgaaaaagagggaggaggaatttTCTGTACCTTCAGATTGACCCCACTTTTCCCAATCTGCATGTTCAAATGTTGTATTCAGTGCTTCTGCAAGATTGTAAATGCCAACCAAGAAAAGGTTAATCATTGACATAAAACCTTGGGAGTATATAGAAATGCAATCAGATGAAATATGCTACAAGCTTTTTACACCATTCTGGTTTGGGCCTCATTTAGGTAGGATCTGGATCCTAACATGGGCCAAGAACAGCCCTACTGTTGCTCTAACAGAAGGTCCAGTAAAAGATCAAGAAACACAAAATCAACAAAATTACCTCC
The window above is part of the Musa acuminata AAA Group cultivar baxijiao chromosome BXJ2-6, Cavendish_Baxijiao_AAA, whole genome shotgun sequence genome. Proteins encoded here:
- the LOC103988177 gene encoding histone-lysine N-methyltransferase ATXR3 isoform X1 codes for the protein MGEGGVACAPSQHIMERFPIPESLCGGKGVLASNPFGAEKKTRNGERGDEVKREDELGAEIGLELDRRAKKGELERHRKGELEEGELHNGELEKGELRNGEFEKGESAPKKWRKSEVEVGDRRRRDEAEKGEIISDRRNRRELERGEFVPDKWKRWQDLEKSQNQSTRGRRVDSEKGDVTERSLKNSQQSSLEDSHRRNVRRPCDSDHRKRSSSSRLDGNVHERDAKKSLRVSEVEPGEIKHDNSNGRSRDREGKVGRWHKWQAIESESSNHKHHFDLSDQSGSRTHRKSEEIGRSTNPERSHRNESSSTSKVPSSSRYSSSRYDDPSFSSRGSHDRQGRSPGHSERSPKERSHHADHRDRSPRRLERSPHEKSHHSDHRDHTPSRFNRSPRQRARHHDHQDRTPAHLERSPHDKRHSADHRESNKKSQGSEKQQSSRHDERLGRKEYSEKDFLKNKPSRSSCDRSTIDRLDKEKRFQSSSRHSSETPPPPPPPVLPPPPLLPAPPPPPSPPLGVIEEPSMEEDMDISDTPPRDPITSDFDAGKWFYLDHCGIEQGPSKLVDLRRLVDEGVLLSDHLIKHADSDRWVTVENAASPLVPLNLPSIVSDVVTQTASPPEAPGNLLVDAGIICQETSSSMLLQKEAVKGQSPVIAECLEDYHIDERVETLLGGYTIVGGKELEIIGEALNTTFEHADWEKWGQSEGFSRFKAQTPSIYPREEGFGGVFKGFSTESSEIKPVFATSAKDYAGPSGGSSDWFVGRWSCKGGDWKRNDEVGQDKSYRRKLVINESYPLCQMSKSGHEDPRWHRKDDLYYPSRSKRLDLPLWAFSSIDDNTDSTSDPSKSAVASRSAQTKPLSLRGVKGTILPVVRINACVVKDQGSIEPHMKVKTSERHVSKSSRSHSSSDRNSLHEGSSRSRKLHEHDFQSLQRCRTILNIPKDHICTIDELSVDLGDWFYLDGAGYEHGPLSYLELQELVGKGAILEQSSVFRKNDNTWLPITMKLKSSEAVNSEEEARTSTARFSSSSLVQLSCNNMSTASHSFHSLYPQFIGYTRGKLHELVMRSYKNREFAAVISEVLDPWINAKQPKKEMDKHFPFNSSITKSSAVLSHDLSVSNIWNSEDGIYREGKRSRFLVDESDEDSEMEDALLSNEKNDWSFEDLCSEADIFQDNATSQTENGSWGLLNGHILARVFHFLKGDMKSLLSSATTCKHWNASVNFYRSICRHVDLSSVGPKCTDTVLQSLMGGYGKKNLMSLVLKGCFNVSAGVLEGILQLFPHIANVDIRGCNQFKELQFRYPNINWIKRSSSFGAKNQEESYSKTRSLKQITENNYLISRTYRSLSGCLDDSGDLENFGISESNSIDRKDFSSLQFKQGFYKRPKLLDARKSSELLSRDAQMRHWLHRKSENSYKKMEEFIANSLKDIVKGKKSDFFMPKIAKIEDRMRCGYYVRRGLSSVKDDISRMCRDAFKSKSQGDAVDRRKIIMSFIQLVKRLENPRLIIQGDELIKAVKDGSEAGSYFSESKYKKKQSKVLSEKKSINRGINTSYANGGTDYRAYAFDREIKRSLSKLKKREMDSDSETSEDDGNDFSEDDRGEDESTASDTESDLEIHSGSGMWDLKGEMDESSESVVTDDREWGARMTKASLVPPVTRKYEVIDKYLIVADEEEVQRKMQVALPDDYSEKLLAQKSGIEESDMEIPEVKDYKPRKKLGVEVLEQEVYGIDPYTHNLLLDSMPEEPDWPLADRHKFIEESLLRTLNKQVRHFTGTGNTPMVYPLQPVIEEVLKNAEEVGDRQAIKMCQGILKAMRSRPDDNYVAYRKGLGVVCNKQEGFEQDDFVVEFLGEVYPAWKWFEKQDGIRALQKNSQDPAPEFYNIYLERPKGDSDGYDLVVVDAMHKANYASRICHSCRPNCEAKVTAVDGQYQIGIYSLLPIGYGEEITFDYNSVTESKEEYEASVCLCGSQVCRGSYLNLSGEGAFEKVLKDCHGVLDRHKLILEACEANFVSQDDYIDLGRAGLGTCLLAGLPDWLVAYSAHLVRFINFERTKLPDEILRHNLEEKRKFFSDICLEVEKNDAEVQAEGVYNARLQNIALTLDKVRYVMRCMFGDPKKAPPPVEKLTAEGVVSVLWKGEGSLVEDLLHSMAPHVEADLLSDLKSKIQAHDPSGSSNIQTELRKSLLWLRDELRNLPCTYKCRHDAAADLIHIYAYTKVFFKIREYKSFKSPPVYISPLDLGPKYADKMGSGFQEYCKTYGENYCLGQLIYWYSQMNADPDCRLARACKGCLSPPDISSFYAKSQKPLREHVYGPRTMRFMLSRMEKEPQRPWPKDRIWLFKSNPKIFGSPMLDAVLNKCPLDKEMMHWLKTRPSVFQGSWEG